GCAGCCATATGCAGGCCCCTGCACTACACAGTGATCATGCACCCCCGTCTCTGTGCCCTGATGGCTTCTGTGTCGTGGTTCATTGGTTTTGCCAACTCCTCATTGCAGTCGGGACTCATCTTCCTTGTACCACtttgtggaagaaataaaatagatcacTTCTTTTGTGAGGTCACCCCGCTGCTCAAGCTTGCCTGTGTTGACACCactgagaatgagaatgagatcTTCTTTGTCAGTGTGATCATTCTTCTCATACCTGTGGCATTAATCACGTTCTCCTATGGTCAGATAGTCAGGGCAGTGTTAAGAATAAAGTCAGCTTCAGGGCAGAGGAAAGCATTTGGGACATGTGGGTCCCACCTCACAGTGGTTTCCCTGTTCTATGGCACAGCCATCTACATTTACGTCCAGCCCAGCAACAACTACTCCCAGGATCAGGGCaagttcatttctctcttctacaCCATCGTCACCCCCATGGCCAACCCCTTCGTGTATACCCTGCGGAACAAGGATGTGACGGGAGCAATGAGGAAGGTGTTCTGTCAGGACTATGACTCTAGATGACTGGGGGGGAGGAAGACCCTGTCATGAAAGACTTTGAATGCCACGGTCTTTCAGATTTCTGTGCCCTCACCATTTCCCCTGACAACTCTCATGGGGACTTCCTTAATTCACTCTTTTATGCAAGTGAGTGTTCAAACTCTAAGTTCATGGACACATTGCAGCCTCCAGAGATGCTGAGTTAGTGTTCCTAGACCATCTGCATcctattaatattcaaaatgtttctcAGGATTTTCTTGTTTCACCACCTTTGGGAACACTTTTCCATGGCTAATTGCAAATGACAGTTACACACACCATAATACATagcaaaagaagaataaaaaccgACCAGAACactgtaataaatattaatattttagcattttctaGCAAATGCTGGAGCTTATTGCTTATTCTTGCAGTTTGATCATGGCTCTATTACACATTCGTAGCCTGACTGGATCACAGCTTTTCCCCAGAAGTAGGAGGGCAACTGTAGGAAAAAGAATTTAGCTGATAGAAATCTTGCTAACATCCATCCTGATAAATTTATTCAGATCTCAGTCTGTGGTGTAATTTCGCCATTGTGATAATGTTTTCCCTATGAAAcacaattctttgtttttcaaaaaaattgtcTATAgaattgctttttattattttatttttaattaattttttattgtcattCCATGagagttaacctacagtgttatattcctttccggtgtacaatatagtgattccacatttccatcatcacacgtactctctttaatctccatcacctatttcacccatcccgcAGGCCCTCCCCTGTGGCACCAGtgagcccagagaagggaggggagattCCGAGTTCATGTGTCCGTACCTTCTACCTTCGCAGCCCTGTCCTGGCCTTAGTACCGTCAGGCATTAGCATAACGGCAGGGTGTGCAGTGTAGAGTGACAGCACTCTGAACACGCCCTCTGCATCCTGCTAAACTCACTCCTGGGTCAGTCATCAGAGCGCAGTCACCCCCGTGAGACCCTCCTGTACCTCCTAGTCTGCACATTTCGCAGCTACTGTTTGCCAGAGTCCCGCTCTGACCAGGCTCTTGGAGGAGGCAGGAACAGGTCACAGACCCCTGCCAATTCCACCCTTCACAGGTGACTGCTTTTTGGATGCTTGTTTTGTGATACGGGTGAGAGCTCTCTTTCACCCCAGTGGTGTTGTGGCATGTTTGAGCCCTTATGGTGCAGACTGGGAACCCCTGTGTGTGGACTCGTGGTTTGCAGGGGAACGGGGGGCTGTGTGTAGATGCAGAAAGGAGAGGATGAATGACTGGAGATCAGTGGGGTCAGGGGAAGGGCTCCCCTAGGTGGCCATAGACACAGGACACTGGCTTCTGGGAGGagacatttccttttttccccatggctctttctgctgttttggaATTGAGTTGACATGAGATAGAGTAAATGGAGAAAACACCCAAAGTTTTATTACCACCACACGGAGGCCCAACCTGGACAttaagacccaaagaaatgaagtacCAGGTGGTTTTTACCCCTTTTATAGAGAGACAATAGATGAGCGTGGAAttgacaggagaaagaaaactgggGTTTGGAGCTGCAGTTAGCAGGGAATGCCAAGTGGAATGTGGGCTGAGGTGGTGGGTTAGTAAAAAGTAGCAGGTTTATTTCTACAGCCTTCTCAGCTCTAAGGTCCCTACCTGTGGTGATAGGTGGTCGTTTTTCCTTCTTAGACCTGGGAGGGGACTTTCATTTGGGAGATATTTCCTGCTtccaggggacagaggagggtgtGATGTCCTCACACCTGCTCTTTCCCTAGTTTCTTCTATTCAAAGTGATCAATATGCTGTTGAGGTCCACGTTGGGGGTCCCCTCTCGGTTCCCACACttgctccatttaaaaaatttaattctattgATTTACATTGTTGGGTGGATTTATTTTAACCCCTGGAGGGAATGAAATCTACAGGAACTCTAGGAAGTGTAAGTTCTTCTGTTTCCTGAACCATTTCTGAGAATGGTTTCAACCCCTTTTCAGGATGAGGGTGTTCAGTTGTTGTACTTGTGTGTTGAGTCTCAGGGAAGCATCGTGGACGTTTCTACTGATTGGGTTATTTGGGATCTCCATGATCAATGGCCTGTCTTGATCAATGGTCAAAGCCTTTGACAGGGCCCCGTCCCCCCGAATCTGTGGTAGCAGGTCACACATAATGCTTTCTCACATTTGTAAGTCGTCATTTCAAGCACTTGGAAACATGAAATAGTTTGAAAGATTCTCTTTGGAGAGCTTCTTTAGTAACTTATCTCAAGTGAGAACTcggttttaatgtatttaaaggaAGCAGGTTGGCTAATAATGTGTTCTTTCTAGCATGAAATCAACCTCTCCCAGGTTTCACCCTCCCTCTTAGAAAAACCATCTCTATACCCGCAGAATGATTCTCCTCATAGTCTGCCACAACgtgttacattttgtttttcatttaggTAGAagcaatatatattaatatattattaaacacATACACCCATGGACATGCTCGTGCACAAAATGTGCTCCATATCCAATCACCTGTAGGCCAATCTCTGAACCCTTTTGTGAAGATGATTACTACCAGAAAATATGTTTCCTTGAGCTTATCCTACT
The nucleotide sequence above comes from Panthera tigris isolate Pti1 chromosome B2, P.tigris_Pti1_mat1.1, whole genome shotgun sequence. Encoded proteins:
- the LOC122238498 gene encoding putative olfactory receptor 2B8, giving the protein MDQKNGSSFTGFILLGFSDRPQLERVLFVVLLIFYLLTLLGNTTIIALSRLDPHLQTPMYFFLSNLSFLDLCYTTSTVPQLLVHLRGADKSISFAGCVAQLFVSLGLGCTECILLGVMAFDRYAAICRPLHYTVIMHPRLCALMASVSWFIGFANSSLQSGLIFLVPLCGRNKIDHFFCEVTPLLKLACVDTTENENEIFFVSVIILLIPVALITFSYGQIVRAVLRIKSASGQRKAFGTCGSHLTVVSLFYGTAIYIYVQPSNNYSQDQGKFISLFYTIVTPMANPFVYTLRNKDVTGAMRKVFCQDYDSR